The following proteins are encoded in a genomic region of Nitrospirota bacterium:
- a CDS encoding N-acetyltransferase, producing the protein MSRAAFYAHPSAVIDQSCEIDKGTRIWHFSHVMQGARIGENCILGQNVFVGKGVRIGNGVKIQNNVSVYEGVELEDFVFCGPSVVFTNVVNPRSEIERKSEFRATRVKRGATLGANATLLCGVTIGRYAFVGAGAVVTKEVPDYAQMTGIPSRISGWRCICGESLRFARNRARCSRCRKVYKKHGLQVTNTGNR; encoded by the coding sequence ATGAGCCGGGCGGCGTTCTACGCTCATCCCTCGGCTGTGATCGATCAGTCCTGCGAGATAGACAAGGGAACGCGCATCTGGCATTTCAGCCATGTGATGCAAGGTGCACGGATCGGTGAGAACTGCATCCTCGGACAGAATGTATTCGTCGGCAAAGGCGTAAGGATCGGGAACGGGGTCAAGATACAGAACAACGTTTCCGTGTATGAGGGGGTCGAATTGGAGGACTTCGTTTTCTGCGGCCCCTCCGTGGTCTTTACGAACGTGGTCAATCCGCGGAGCGAGATCGAGAGAAAAAGCGAGTTCCGCGCGACTCGCGTGAAGCGGGGAGCGACGCTCGGGGCGAACGCGACGCTCCTATGCGGCGTAACCATCGGCCGCTACGCTTTCGTGGGTGCCGGAGCCGTGGTTACGAAGGAGGTGCCTGACTACGCCCAGATGACAGGCATACCAAGCCGGATCTCCGGCTGGCGCTGTATCTGCGGAGAGTCCCTCCGATTCGCCAGGAATCGGGCTCGATGTTCAAGGTGCCGGAAAGTGTACAAGAAGCATGGACTTCAGGTTACGAACACGGGCAACAGGTAG